One genomic region from Tachysurus fulvidraco isolate hzauxx_2018 chromosome 14, HZAU_PFXX_2.0, whole genome shotgun sequence encodes:
- the slc5a5 gene encoding sodium/iodide cotransporter isoform X1, with protein sequence MSAALTERLGFTAGDYAVFGAMLAVSLFIGLLQSLLSRRRRFSDLDSMENFFTGGRSLGAVPVGVSLCASFMSGVQVLGVPSETYLYGFKFLYMCLGQGINSLLTATLFLPVYYTLNITSSNQYLRMRFGRGMQLLGSLQFLIATLLYTGIVILAPALILNQATGLNMWACLISTGLICTLYTSLGGIKAVVWTDVFQVAVMLLGFIGIFVHGTVLAGGPAKVLEIANNGSRINFNDFGLDPRQRYSFWSFTVGGTMVWLSMYSANQAQVQRYISCSSERQAKWALLINQVGLCLIVSSAATCGIVMFALYSHCDPLKSGRISASDQYMPYLVLDIFRDLPGFPGLFLACAYGGTLSTVSTSINAMAAVTMEDLLKPFLINSLQRKQMQLCKLLSFLYGVGCITTAALCSFLDWGVLQGSFTVMGVVNGPLLGTFILGMFIPAANKSGAFVGVVVGFSLALWLAVGSSVYPPTPQRMGVLDTNADYCLSANTTHNSTMLTSPKSTLSPPEPAEDRYHDLQDFYSISYLYFGALSTGASVLVGYVVSYITGPTLRGSIQPGLLWWDLKADRDAPQDSTEESMVLNPTIVLQNPEKDADKERKPSVSVINVMTNIPHIPS encoded by the exons ATGTCAGCAGCTCTAACAG AGCGGTTGGGCTTCACTGCGGGAGACTACGCTGTATTCGGCGCCATGTTGGCCGTCTCCTTGTTTATCGGATTATTGCAGTCTCTTCTCTCACGTCGGCGGAGGTTCTCTGATTTAGACTCAATGGAGAATTTCTTCACTGGTGGGCGGAGCCTGGGGGCGGTACCAGTaggagtgtctctgtgtgctaGCTTCATGTCAGGTGTGCAGGTACTGGGGGTTCCATCTGAGACGTACCTGTATGGCTTCAAGTTCCTCTACATGTGTTTGGGGCAAGGTATCAACTCCCTCCTGACAGCCACACTGTTCCTCCCTGTATactacacactgaacatcacgtCTTCtaaccag tATCTGAGGATGAGATTCGGCAGAGGAATGCAGCTGCTTGGAAGTCTACAGTTTCTCATAGCCACA CTACTATACACTGGCATTGTTATCCTCGCTCCTGCACTCATCCTAAATCAgg ccacaGGATTAAACATGTGGGCGTGTCTGATCTCTACAGGACTCATCTGTACGCTCTACACAAGTCTG gggGGAATAAAGGCTGTCGTGTGGACAGATGTGTTTCAGGTCGCCGTCATGCTTTTGGGTTTTATTGGGATCTTTGTCCATGGCACCGTCCTTGCAGGAGGACCAGCGAAAGTCCTAGAGATCGCCAACAACGGCTCACGCATCAACTTTAATGA TTTTGGTCTGGATCCTCGCCAGCGGTACTCGTTTTGGAGCTTTACAGTCGGAGGGACGATGGTGTGGTTATCCATGTACTCAGCAAATCAGGCTCAGGTGCAGCGCTACATCTCCTGCAGTTCAGAGAGACAAGCAAAGTG ggCTTTATTAATCAATCAGGTGGGCTTGTGTTTGATTGTGAGCAGCGCAGCTACATGTGGCATTGTGATGTTTGCTCTTTATTCCCACTGTGATCCTCTCAAATCTGGACGAATCTCTGCATCAGATCAG TACATGCCTTATTTGGTATTGGACATTTTTCGGGATCTTCCTGGTTTTCCTGGACTTTTTCTAGCCTGTGCATACGGTGGAACATTAAG CACCGTCTCCACCAGCATTAACGCCATGGCTGCGGTTACGATGGAGGATCTGCTGAAACCGTTTCTGATCAATTCATTACAGAGGAAACAGATGCAGCTTTGCAAATTACTGT CATTTTTGTATGGAGTCGGCTGCATCACAACGGCAGCTCTCTGCTCTTTCCTGGACTGGGGAGTTCTTCAG GGCTCGTTCACGGTCATGGGCGTGGTTAACGGGCCGCTCCTGGGTACTTTTATCCTGGGTATGTTCATCCCAGCTGCAAACAAATCG GGTGCGTTTgttggggtggtggtggggttctctcttgctctgtggCTCGCTGTTGGAAGCTCTGTTTATCCTCCAACCCCTCAACGAATGGGTGTGTTAGACACGAATGCTGATTACTGCCTCTcagctaacactacacacaactccACCATGCTAACATCTCCAAAATCTACACTATCACCTCCAGAACCTGCAGAGGACCG GTATCATGATCTTCAGGATTTTTACTCCATATCCTATCTCTACTTTGGAGCTCTGTCCACTGGAGCATCTGTGTTAGTCGGATATGTGGTTAGTTACATCACAG gaccaACACTGAGGGGCTCGATCCAGCCTGGTCTGCTGTGGTGGGATCTGAAAGCTGACCGTGATGCTCCTCAGGATAGCACA GAGGAATCGATGGTTCTGAATCCCACCATTGTCCTTCAGAACCCTGAGAAAGATGCTGATAAAGAGCGAAAACCTTCAGTATCTGTTAT aaatgtaaTGACTAACATTCCACACATTCCTTCTTAA
- the slc5a5 gene encoding sodium/iodide cotransporter isoform X2, with product MSAALTERLGFTAGDYAVFGAMLAVSLFIGLLQSLLSRRRRFSDLDSMENFFTGGRSLGAVPVGVSLCASFMSGVQVLGVPSETYLYGFKFLYMCLGQGINSLLTATLFLPVYYTLNITSSNQYLRMRFGRGMQLLGSLQFLIATLLYTGIVILAPALILNQATGLNMWACLISTGLICTLYTSLGGIKAVVWTDVFQVAVMLLGFIGIFVHGTVLAGGPAKVLEIANNGSRINFNDFGLDPRQRYSFWSFTVGGTMVWLSMYSANQAQVQRYISCSSERQAKWALLINQVGLCLIVSSAATCGIVMFALYSHCDPLKSGRISASDQYMPYLVLDIFRDLPGFPGLFLACAYGGTLSTVSTSINAMAAVTMEDLLKPFLINSLQRKQMQLCKLLSFLYGVGCITTAALCSFLDWGVLQGSFTVMGVVNGPLLGTFILGMFIPAANKSGAFVGVVVGFSLALWLAVGSSVYPPTPQRMGVLDTNADYCLSANTTHNSTMLTSPKSTLSPPEPAEDRYHDLQDFYSISYLYFGALSTGASVLVGYVVSYITGPTLRGSIQPGLLWWDLKADRDAPQDSTEESMVLNPTIVLQNPEKDADKERKPSVSVM from the exons ATGTCAGCAGCTCTAACAG AGCGGTTGGGCTTCACTGCGGGAGACTACGCTGTATTCGGCGCCATGTTGGCCGTCTCCTTGTTTATCGGATTATTGCAGTCTCTTCTCTCACGTCGGCGGAGGTTCTCTGATTTAGACTCAATGGAGAATTTCTTCACTGGTGGGCGGAGCCTGGGGGCGGTACCAGTaggagtgtctctgtgtgctaGCTTCATGTCAGGTGTGCAGGTACTGGGGGTTCCATCTGAGACGTACCTGTATGGCTTCAAGTTCCTCTACATGTGTTTGGGGCAAGGTATCAACTCCCTCCTGACAGCCACACTGTTCCTCCCTGTATactacacactgaacatcacgtCTTCtaaccag tATCTGAGGATGAGATTCGGCAGAGGAATGCAGCTGCTTGGAAGTCTACAGTTTCTCATAGCCACA CTACTATACACTGGCATTGTTATCCTCGCTCCTGCACTCATCCTAAATCAgg ccacaGGATTAAACATGTGGGCGTGTCTGATCTCTACAGGACTCATCTGTACGCTCTACACAAGTCTG gggGGAATAAAGGCTGTCGTGTGGACAGATGTGTTTCAGGTCGCCGTCATGCTTTTGGGTTTTATTGGGATCTTTGTCCATGGCACCGTCCTTGCAGGAGGACCAGCGAAAGTCCTAGAGATCGCCAACAACGGCTCACGCATCAACTTTAATGA TTTTGGTCTGGATCCTCGCCAGCGGTACTCGTTTTGGAGCTTTACAGTCGGAGGGACGATGGTGTGGTTATCCATGTACTCAGCAAATCAGGCTCAGGTGCAGCGCTACATCTCCTGCAGTTCAGAGAGACAAGCAAAGTG ggCTTTATTAATCAATCAGGTGGGCTTGTGTTTGATTGTGAGCAGCGCAGCTACATGTGGCATTGTGATGTTTGCTCTTTATTCCCACTGTGATCCTCTCAAATCTGGACGAATCTCTGCATCAGATCAG TACATGCCTTATTTGGTATTGGACATTTTTCGGGATCTTCCTGGTTTTCCTGGACTTTTTCTAGCCTGTGCATACGGTGGAACATTAAG CACCGTCTCCACCAGCATTAACGCCATGGCTGCGGTTACGATGGAGGATCTGCTGAAACCGTTTCTGATCAATTCATTACAGAGGAAACAGATGCAGCTTTGCAAATTACTGT CATTTTTGTATGGAGTCGGCTGCATCACAACGGCAGCTCTCTGCTCTTTCCTGGACTGGGGAGTTCTTCAG GGCTCGTTCACGGTCATGGGCGTGGTTAACGGGCCGCTCCTGGGTACTTTTATCCTGGGTATGTTCATCCCAGCTGCAAACAAATCG GGTGCGTTTgttggggtggtggtggggttctctcttgctctgtggCTCGCTGTTGGAAGCTCTGTTTATCCTCCAACCCCTCAACGAATGGGTGTGTTAGACACGAATGCTGATTACTGCCTCTcagctaacactacacacaactccACCATGCTAACATCTCCAAAATCTACACTATCACCTCCAGAACCTGCAGAGGACCG GTATCATGATCTTCAGGATTTTTACTCCATATCCTATCTCTACTTTGGAGCTCTGTCCACTGGAGCATCTGTGTTAGTCGGATATGTGGTTAGTTACATCACAG gaccaACACTGAGGGGCTCGATCCAGCCTGGTCTGCTGTGGTGGGATCTGAAAGCTGACCGTGATGCTCCTCAGGATAGCACA GAGGAATCGATGGTTCTGAATCCCACCATTGTCCTTCAGAACCCTGAGAAAGATGCTGATAAAGAGCGAAAACCTTCAGTATCTGTTATGTGA
- the slc5a5 gene encoding sodium/iodide cotransporter isoform X3, whose translation MSAALTERLGFTAGDYAVFGAMLAVSLFIGLLQSLLSRRRRFSDLDSMENFFTGGRSLGAVPVGVSLCASFMSGVQVLGVPSETYLYGFKFLYMCLGQGINSLLTATLFLPVYYTLNITSSNQYLRMRFGRGMQLLGSLQFLIATLLYTGIVILAPALILNQATGLNMWACLISTGLICTLYTSLGGIKAVVWTDVFQVAVMLLGFIGIFVHGTVLAGGPAKVLEIANNGSRINFNDFGLDPRQRYSFWSFTVGGTMVWLSMYSANQAQVQRYISCSSERQAKWALLINQVGLCLIVSSAATCGIVMFALYSHCDPLKSGRISASDQYMPYLVLDIFRDLPGFPGLFLACAYGGTLSTVSTSINAMAAVTMEDLLKPFLINSLQRKQMQLCKLLSFLYGVGCITTAALCSFLDWGVLQGSFTVMGVVNGPLLGTFILGMFIPAANKSGAFVGVVVGFSLALWLAVGSSVYPPTPQRMGVLDTNADYCLSANTTHNSTMLTSPKSTLSPPEPAEDRTNTEGLDPAWSAVVGSES comes from the exons ATGTCAGCAGCTCTAACAG AGCGGTTGGGCTTCACTGCGGGAGACTACGCTGTATTCGGCGCCATGTTGGCCGTCTCCTTGTTTATCGGATTATTGCAGTCTCTTCTCTCACGTCGGCGGAGGTTCTCTGATTTAGACTCAATGGAGAATTTCTTCACTGGTGGGCGGAGCCTGGGGGCGGTACCAGTaggagtgtctctgtgtgctaGCTTCATGTCAGGTGTGCAGGTACTGGGGGTTCCATCTGAGACGTACCTGTATGGCTTCAAGTTCCTCTACATGTGTTTGGGGCAAGGTATCAACTCCCTCCTGACAGCCACACTGTTCCTCCCTGTATactacacactgaacatcacgtCTTCtaaccag tATCTGAGGATGAGATTCGGCAGAGGAATGCAGCTGCTTGGAAGTCTACAGTTTCTCATAGCCACA CTACTATACACTGGCATTGTTATCCTCGCTCCTGCACTCATCCTAAATCAgg ccacaGGATTAAACATGTGGGCGTGTCTGATCTCTACAGGACTCATCTGTACGCTCTACACAAGTCTG gggGGAATAAAGGCTGTCGTGTGGACAGATGTGTTTCAGGTCGCCGTCATGCTTTTGGGTTTTATTGGGATCTTTGTCCATGGCACCGTCCTTGCAGGAGGACCAGCGAAAGTCCTAGAGATCGCCAACAACGGCTCACGCATCAACTTTAATGA TTTTGGTCTGGATCCTCGCCAGCGGTACTCGTTTTGGAGCTTTACAGTCGGAGGGACGATGGTGTGGTTATCCATGTACTCAGCAAATCAGGCTCAGGTGCAGCGCTACATCTCCTGCAGTTCAGAGAGACAAGCAAAGTG ggCTTTATTAATCAATCAGGTGGGCTTGTGTTTGATTGTGAGCAGCGCAGCTACATGTGGCATTGTGATGTTTGCTCTTTATTCCCACTGTGATCCTCTCAAATCTGGACGAATCTCTGCATCAGATCAG TACATGCCTTATTTGGTATTGGACATTTTTCGGGATCTTCCTGGTTTTCCTGGACTTTTTCTAGCCTGTGCATACGGTGGAACATTAAG CACCGTCTCCACCAGCATTAACGCCATGGCTGCGGTTACGATGGAGGATCTGCTGAAACCGTTTCTGATCAATTCATTACAGAGGAAACAGATGCAGCTTTGCAAATTACTGT CATTTTTGTATGGAGTCGGCTGCATCACAACGGCAGCTCTCTGCTCTTTCCTGGACTGGGGAGTTCTTCAG GGCTCGTTCACGGTCATGGGCGTGGTTAACGGGCCGCTCCTGGGTACTTTTATCCTGGGTATGTTCATCCCAGCTGCAAACAAATCG GGTGCGTTTgttggggtggtggtggggttctctcttgctctgtggCTCGCTGTTGGAAGCTCTGTTTATCCTCCAACCCCTCAACGAATGGGTGTGTTAGACACGAATGCTGATTACTGCCTCTcagctaacactacacacaactccACCATGCTAACATCTCCAAAATCTACACTATCACCTCCAGAACCTGCAGAGGACCG gaccaACACTGAGGGGCTCGATCCAGCCTGGTCTGCTGTGGTGGGATCTGAAAGCTGA
- the ccdc124 gene encoding coiled-coil domain-containing protein 124, with the protein MPKKFQGENSKSAAARARKAEIKAAADAKKQQELEDALWQESDKHVLKKEQRKDEKEKRRLEALERKRENQRLLDEEDLKLKGKQNREKLSKMTQAQIEQNLEREQALKETEKKEKSHLETPLEENINRIIPEEDSARTIEDAIAMLSTKEDLDRHPERRVKAAYTAFEEANMSRLKMENPNMRLSQLKQQLKKEWAKSPENPLNQRFVSYNSK; encoded by the exons ATGCCTAAGAAGTTCCAGGGTGAAAACTCTAAGTCGGCGGCGGCGCGAGCTCGGAAAGCCGAGATTAAAGCAGCAGCTGATGCAAAGAAACAGCAGGAACTGGAGGACGCTCTGTGGCAGGAAAGTGACAAACACGTGCTGAAAAAAGAACAGAGGAAG gatgagaaggagaagaggagacTGGAAGCTctggagaggaagagggagaacCAGCGTCTCCTGGATGAAGAGGACTTGAAGCTGAAGGGAAAACAGAATCGAGAAAAGCTGAGCAAAATGACACAAGCTCAGATCGAGCAGAACCTCGAACGAGAACAAGCACTTAAAGAGACGGAGAagaaag AGAAGAGTCATTTGGAGACCCCACTGGAGGAGAACATTAACCGCATCATTCCTGAAGAAGACTCGGCCCGGACCATCGAGGACGCCATCGCCATGCTcag cactAAGGAGGATCTGGACCGCCACCCTGAGCGGAGGGTGAAAGCAGCCTACACTGCGTTTGAGGAGGCCAACATGTCCCGTCTGAAGATGGAGAACCCCAACATGCGCCTGTCTCAGCTCAAACAGCAGCTGAAGAAAGAGTGGGCAAAGTCTCCAGAGAACCCGTTAAACCAGCGCTTCGTCAGTTACAACAGCAAGTAA